From Pelosinus fermentans DSM 17108, the proteins below share one genomic window:
- a CDS encoding alpha/beta hydrolase — MKLEVLECLAKEINDKIPPLLFIHGAYHGAWCWEKYFLPYFSSRGFSSYALSLRGHGKSQGSEQLHTSSLTDYVEDILETMLLFKRKPVLIGHSMGGALVQKILYLHPEKIRAAVLMASVPPKGMLKESLQMTLKRMFDRNSNTNFLAKLFFSNQLPDEEKEEFMKCLQEESTKARKELRGRIVPKSITASIPTLVIGSKTDGVFSEKRAISIGCAYSTTPVVFSNMSHDMMLDPNWKIVADQIVSFLGKEIPECREREKEWINRDLIKSRPLQVM; from the coding sequence ATGAAATTAGAAGTTTTAGAATGCTTAGCGAAAGAGATAAACGATAAAATACCACCACTGCTGTTCATACATGGAGCCTATCATGGGGCTTGGTGCTGGGAGAAATATTTCCTTCCTTATTTTTCTTCAAGAGGATTTTCTTCTTATGCTCTTAGTCTCCGGGGACATGGTAAAAGCCAAGGCTCTGAACAGCTTCATACCAGTTCATTAACCGATTATGTTGAGGATATACTGGAAACCATGTTGCTTTTTAAAAGAAAGCCAGTTTTGATAGGGCATTCGATGGGAGGGGCGTTAGTTCAGAAAATCTTGTATTTGCATCCAGAAAAAATAAGAGCAGCGGTTTTAATGGCATCTGTTCCGCCTAAGGGGATGCTAAAAGAGTCATTGCAGATGACACTAAAGAGGATGTTTGATCGCAACAGCAATACAAACTTTTTGGCAAAATTGTTTTTTTCTAATCAATTACCAGATGAAGAAAAAGAGGAGTTTATGAAATGTTTGCAAGAAGAATCAACTAAAGCCCGTAAGGAGTTACGCGGCAGAATTGTTCCTAAGTCAATAACTGCTTCGATTCCTACTTTAGTGATTGGTTCAAAAACAGATGGTGTTTTTTCGGAAAAAAGAGCTATTTCTATTGGCTGTGCATATAGCACAACGCCTGTTGTTTTTTCCAATATGAGCCATGACATGATGTTAGATCCTAATTGGAAGATAGTCGCGGATCAGATAGTCAGTTTTTTGGGTAAAGAAATACCCGAATGTAGAGAGAGGGAAAAAGAATGGATCAACAGGGATCTTATCAAATCAAGACCATTACAAGTCATGTAG
- a CDS encoding class I SAM-dependent methyltransferase: MDQQGSYQIKTITSHVETEIKRLKAQVDLFWDKELKHYIEYGLRDGIRIVELGSGPGFITEKVLDKLPEAYITAVEIDPFLVEYAQKYLSKKNKNRYEVLEKSIMDTGLAENMFDFAIIRLVLEHLPDPVNAVREVYRILKPGGRAVFVDNDFNMHIMTHPHVPELSELYDAYCQSRFAEGGNPRIGRELPGILKEGGFSKVDFEVISAHSEIVGEEIFLKSEGMSIPAKLVCDGFLSSKVLANISVGWRNMFKSKKHAILRQLYMAVGEKLS; encoded by the coding sequence ATGGATCAACAGGGATCTTATCAAATCAAGACCATTACAAGTCATGTAGAAACAGAAATAAAGCGTTTGAAAGCGCAGGTGGACTTATTCTGGGACAAAGAATTGAAGCATTATATTGAATACGGCCTAAGGGATGGAATACGCATTGTAGAGCTTGGTTCAGGTCCCGGATTTATTACTGAAAAGGTTTTGGATAAATTGCCTGAAGCATATATTACCGCTGTAGAAATTGACCCATTTTTGGTTGAATATGCCCAAAAATATTTATCCAAAAAGAACAAGAATCGGTATGAAGTACTAGAAAAATCCATTATGGATACGGGTTTAGCTGAAAATATGTTTGATTTTGCAATTATCCGTTTGGTTTTGGAACATTTACCTGATCCAGTTAATGCTGTTCGTGAAGTATACAGAATATTGAAACCTGGAGGCAGAGCTGTATTTGTTGACAATGATTTTAATATGCATATCATGACGCATCCGCATGTGCCAGAGTTAAGCGAACTTTATGATGCTTATTGCCAATCCCGTTTTGCTGAGGGGGGCAATCCCCGCATAGGCAGGGAACTGCCTGGCATATTAAAGGAAGGCGGATTTTCAAAAGTGGATTTTGAAGTCATCAGCGCCCATAGCGAAATAGTGGGGGAGGAAATATTTTTAAAATCGGAAGGAATGAGCATTCCGGCAAAACTGGTATGTGATGGCTTTTTGTCTAGTAAGGTTTTAGCTAATATTTCTGTTGGTTGGAGAAACATGTTTAAGAGTAAAAAACACGCTATTCTGCGGCAGCTATATATGGCTGTTGGTGAGAAATTATCATAG